The genomic window CTTAAGAAATTCGAACTGGCCGCTTGTATCTCACCAATGGAGTTATGCAGGACAGCAGTTGTAGAATCTCGCACAAGAATGCTACAAGAAACTAGTAACTTGCGGTGACATCAGAATACAGTGCGAGTCTAAGCTAGTTTTCAAAAACATCTGTAATTACTTTTCAGGGTGCACTTACACTTACCAGAACATTTTCTAGACTCCTAGGAATACGGTCTTTTATTTGATACAAAAAATGAAAATTCTTCAATGAATGCCCCATTAAGTCTTTCCTATCGTACGAGATGCGTTACCTTGACGACGGCTACGTCGTCTGCAAGGGGCCGGCGGTAGCAGGCTGGGACATTGGCTTCGTACTTCGCCTTGGCAACAATGTTGCCCACGGCCGCAAGTTCATCGACCTGCTCATCGTCCCACTTGTCGAGCCGCAATGAGCGCACCCGGCTCACGTGGGAACCTAGGCTGCGGTGGATGCCGGCGCATTCCGTGCACAGGAACACGCCGAGGTTGTACGACGCCCATTCCGGATCTGAAAATTAAGTGGACCAGGCTGACTTCTAAACCAAACAGTAACGAATTTCACGGAGCATAAATTTGTTAGAATTCAGCGAGTGGCACACACGGCTGTAGCCAATATGACTTAGTTTGCTTAGCTGTTGAAtgctttttttaatgttttttttccgTAACATTTGACTACAGcttaagaaaataaaaacagagaAGTTTACACTACCCAGGCAAAGCTTCAGAAATGACAAAGATGGTTGATCTTAGGGGCTTCTTCGCCTGATGCTTGGCTTAGGCATAGACACAGTAAAGTCGAACCGTAGTCTGTCACAGACCATGCAAGAATGTTTAGGCACCAGCACCAGAACTAACATGCAAAAACTGGCTGCGGGACCCCCGGTTAAAACGCAGGCCTTTCGCCCCTCGTACCCTGCTCCCGTGGCGAGCTCACTCGGTGCGTCAGCTGCGCAAACTGTCTTCGTCGGCGGGCACGGCTGATAAGCAatggtgcggggttttttttttttttacagacacCCGAAATTTCACAAACCCCAGCTTTAGCAGCGATGCTCTTATAATGAAATACAAGCTCTGCCTACAGATATGGGTGccccatgcaaaaaaaaaaaaaaaaagaaaattgcacTTATGCTCCACCTCATTGCGTTCCCTCATTTCTGTGATGTCAAGCACTTATACAAGTTTATGACAAGTCATTTTCCACCGAGCAGGTGCACACTTGCGCTGAACTCGAACGTTTCGACCAATTTAACTAGATACTCTGATATCAGTGCTCATTTAGGATGCCGACAGATAAAACAACCCCCAACTGATGCATCTAAGGCTTTCTTCCATGGGCTCCCTGTGCATTATTCTATAAATTTCAAAGAAACAGTTCCCGCACCAAAGACAGGAGAGGTCGTGACACAAAATTAAAATGTGAAACCTAATATAAAACTAATGACATATCTGAAATCTCCATAAAAGCCCATATATACAGCGAAAATTTCATTGCCCTTGACTACGGATTGACGAAAATATTTTTCTCCGAATCGCATCTTCTTTTATTTGTAATTAGCATGTAATTAAACACTATCCAAAATCAGTCAAGTTTTATTGATGCGAAAAGGCTGGAATCACAGGCCCCGAATGTGTACGCAATCAAGATTTGGGTTGCATTCACTTCAAGAAAAGAACAGTGATGTTTTTGACGTTGGTTTGCAAGCGCAGCATGTTGAAAGACCTGTCGAACATCATAGTGCCTTCACCCAAGTCATTGGCTACAATCATGGGCAGCGCACTGAAGTCCAGTCATATtgattatgcaaaaggttcaaagatcttttttttttgccacaactGGCGTTGAGAAACACTAGTTGTGCTTCTTGAAAGAGTTTACTGCTTCTTGAAAGAgtgataaatgaaaaaaaaaattaaatatgaTACAACAATGATAGGAGAAGGGAGCTATGCGAATAGTTTTTGACCGCGTGGGGTTTTCACTTGCTGTAAATGCTTGAAGTGAGTAAGCATCCTTGCTTCTGCTCCCACTGAAATGTAACTGGGTACATCGGACGGCTGACCTCGTGTTCCGCACAACAACGATATAATCGCCGCTGTAATTACATCTGCCTCACAATTTAGTACATACTGTGTTTGTAATGGGATCAAGCACCTAACCACAATTAGAGGGAAGCATCTGTGCCAAGAACTACTTTTGAATTGGGAGTGCATGCAACACTTAACTAAGCATTTCTTGAATAAGAAGGCATGCAATTTTTTTGTCGGACCGAAAATTTTCCATGATAACACGAAAGGGCAAACTATTACCGCTCATGCTTCGATAACAAAACAGCCAAACTCTTCATCCGTTTTCGTGCAACAGTCGAAGTCCATTGTGGTTTTCGAGTCCGCGATGACAAGATCGTAAGACGTGCCAGGACTGACACACCGAGGCAAAAGGCCAGTAACAAACACAAATTATGTAAAAAAAACTATGGACAGCAATAAATAGCATATGTAATCATATTTTTTGGTAACTGTGCTTACTTCTATGCTTACCACAACTGAAACATAGGAAGATCGCAAGTTAGCATTGCAGTTAATTAGTAAAAGACAAAAATTGTCGCACAAGAAATTGCATGCCTTCAGCACATTATTATTACTATCTATAAGAAGATATGACAGGTTGATTTCATAACTTGTTTCAGGAGACAAATCATCATTACTCTAGACGTAAGCGATACGCTTTGTTAAGAAACAATACGTGAATTAGTCGATATTTTGAGAAAATAAATTAGTGCCATTTCCTCGAATGCTCTGCTTATTTTTTCTAATGGTGTGATTGGCGTCAAATTCTATGGCATCAAAATGTTTTTGTCTTTACATTCACCAAAATAACAATAAAACTTTCAGCATCAGGTGTCGTTTTGAAGGCTAGGTCACCGTACACCCGCGGAATGTCGGCGCTGTTTTCAaactgttccttctttgaactcTCCTATTTCAGGGGGGGTGGAATGTCactttctgcttttgtttccctCTTCGCGCTATTCTAGACTCACGGAAACATCGAAACGCCTGCATATAACGCGCATGCCTTGTCACTCGATACAATGCGGTGAATCAACATCCTTCCTCGTGAAATCGATCAGCTCGCGCGATGACGCGCTGTGCGTCggggtttttctttcttttttttgacggAGCTCGCGCGTGCAGTGTCATAAAAGGCGGCAACTCATCTGGCAGGGCCCAAACCACACATTTAAATACCGGAGACTGAAAGTAACCAGAAAACCTCCCCGTCGTTGTTACGAGACGTCACGCCAGTCCCACAAGTTAACAACAAAGGCGACCGCCAGCTTACGAACGAAACGTCAGAACTTGTCGGGGGTTGAAAAACTGTGGGACGCTTCAGTCACACCTAGACAGTTTAGCTTTTCCTACCTTAGCAACAGCACGGGGCCGCTGTGCAAAACAGATGGGTTGTTTGTCAAAGTTTCGTTTCGTTAAGTAAGGTACTCACCTTTCTTTCCGCAGTCCGCGCACTCTCCGTTCCCGGGAACTTTGAGGAGCTCCAGGAGCCTGCGTCGATTATGGTCGGCCATTTTTAAAAGCGACAAACAACGCTCTTACTCTTTCCTCCTCTTTCCTAAAGAGAGTGACTATAAACAACAAAGTAATCACACTTTGTCCCACGCGTTTGGTCCCACTAGCCTCGTTTCTGCGGCGCTTGGCGACTTCCTCTGTTCGTAGTTCCGGATGCGCCCACAAAGCCGCAGCGTTTTAACAGGTAAAGTGACACGTAGAGGCAGACGTGGCGCTGTCGTCGCTAACAGGTTAATTCGAAATGTAATCATAGGCAATATGACGTAACTGTTAAGAACCCATTCTTGTATGCACGAGGTTACTGCAAGCGGGTCGTAAACACGTCATTCGGAACTACGTTCCTATTTTGTGTTGACGCTTATCCGCAATAACTTTAACAGTCCAACAGAGCCAACTTATTCAGGGAGCGACCTAAACAACGGGACAGGCAAGAACTGAACACATGTTCGACTATACGATACCGTTAAGTCCATTACGGTGCTACACGTGAGTGCCTGTCTACTCACATGGTGAAATCGGTATCACATGTGCGGTATCGAAATTTGCAACAGTGATTGGTTTCCTATTGCAGCTTACTTGAGGGAGCCATTGACGGCTAAGAAGTTTTATCAGCATGAGTCACGACCGCGATTAGTAACGTCGATTTAAAACTGACTGCATAGAgttaacatgaaaaaaaaaaatagacggttAACTTCAACTTCTCCGAGAACCTATAAATTTCAACCACGTTCCTGCCGTAGCCGAGAAAGACTGGAAAACGTGTACCAACAGAACAAAATTGTCCATTTCTTTACGTCGATTGCCACGTGTTTTACGCCAATTTAACGCCAATTGCCACGTATTTTAAAGCGGCACTCAACACTTTTCAATAACAAAACAAAGCGCTCTTACTAATGTCAGACCTTTTCAGGCTACGGGTTCTCTGAGGACGAGGTAGCCGCAACTTTTTCAGTTTGTCGATGAAAGAAACGCTTGTCGCGCCACCAGTGGCTGGTTCCGGCGTTGTCGCTCGGCTTTGCTCCCGCTCGCCCACTCCGCCATCCATGAACTACGCCAGAATTGATGAAGTGGAGGTGAAGAAGAGGTGAGGGCGGCGCTCGTCCCGTCACGTGGTGTTCCCAACTTCCGGGATGCAGCGTCGGCCTTTCACTTCCGGTTGTTGCAGCCTCTCGCTTCCTCCCGCCGGGCTAGCATCCTCCGCAGCGGCCTGGGATGGCAGGGAAGCCGATATCCTGTTTATCCGTGGGACGCCGCGTGAGCCTGGCGCGTCCGATCAGCCGTTCGTGACACGGGCGGCCGGGGATGAGGCCGCCATGGACCGCGCAACAGCGAGCGAGAAAATGCGCGTGGCCGGACTGGTGCTCGCGCGAGGGGGCAGCGAGGCGGTGAAGAAGAAGAACGCCCGGGTGCTGTGCGGACTGCCTTTGTTGACCTGGGTGCTGCGGCCGATGAAGCACTGCAAGAGTACGTGCACCCCACGCGTTTtctgttcttcctctttttcttcgtCATCGCTTCGAAATGCGACAGCGATTGGTCAACCGACCGCGGCGCCCTTTATTCATTGAGGCCGTTTTTTCTACTTTGCTATCACCGATCGCCTTTTGAAAAGAGAAACTTAACTTCACCGACGGTAGCTTTCATGTGGAGTATGCGTCGTAGCAACCGTTCCGCCCGCCTACCTAATAGAATTAGGAGCGATCGGCCGGGATAAAATTGCAGCCGTCGTTTAAAACGCTTTCAACCCGGAATCATGCAAACAGCTAGTTTACCTGTTTTTGCACGTTTTCTCAGAGTTCTGCGCGGATCTGGCGCAATCAAATTAGCGAGCGGTGCAGGCGCGAGAATGGAAGTTCTGGCTTAACGAGCGCTTCGGCAATTTTTACACGATCGCGCAGTTTAGTTTAGCTGcctgtggtaaaaaaaaaaaagaaaagaaaaagaaggatcGCAATGTCGCTGGGGCTGCTAGTTAGTGAAGCAGCGTGAGCTCTTTTTAAGACTGTAAGCAACTTACACGTTAGCTTAATCTCTCTCCTAGTCGATGCGCAAAAACTTCAGTTGCGCGCGCGATCGACTGACCGATCGAGTTATGCGGGGTAGCGCACGATAAGGTTTATTTTCGGGCGCGCGCGGCGCAGCGACTTGGTATAACGAAGCGATCGGCGGAGAGATTAGTTGATTTTTTCTCTTTTGACATTGTTCGGGGTGATACAACGCGCGTCCAtatttcttgttttgttcgttTTGCTGCGCAGCGCTCGACGAAATCTGGGTGTCGACCGACGACCAAGAAATCGAGGACATCGCCGCCGCGGAATCGTGCGCCGTGGTGCGACGCTCCGAGGAATTCGCTCAGCCCGACTCGCCGTCGGTGCTCGCCGTGCAAGAGTTCATGCGCGAAGTTCCAGGTGAGGCTAACCAATTTAATTACCGAGTGTACTTCAAGCACGACAAAGTGGAACACTACGATCGTGAATTCATAAAATAAtttcttgtggtgtttctaattACGGCATAATAGTTACGGTCATGCAATACCTGTGTCTACAACACCACGTTCACCCAGCAGAAAAAAGTTTGCGGAACGCGAAATGTTTGAGAGAGCTATATTTTTTGCTTTGCCCTTGAACATCAGCTCCGTACAAGAGTTCCTGGATTAGAAATATTGCGCACTAATAGAACGTAAAGCCGCACATGTTGTTGAGCTATTATGTCGCACAAAGTTACGTGGTGGGGTGTACATTAATATAAGAGACATTGTTATAGTCAAAGATATTTAGCGATCTGATTGCTGCTATAATGACTTGTCAAGGCAAATCCATTCACTTGATCCTTTTTTAATATTCATTGTTCTGAACATGTGTCTGCAGCTTTTGCAGAGCTTTGTTATGTTTATTTGTTTTCCAATAAATACTGGTTGAATTAATGCACTGTGTGTATAGTGCACTAGTAgtattttgtatatatatatatatatatatatatatatatatatatatatatatatatatatatatatataagtaagaCTTCAGCACTTAAGGTCTCGTTTACATGCAGCAGACAAtcatgctaaggaaagtatagggatgCTATTAAAAGCAATTGTAATGcaactgtgaagaaggataagtggacgaaaaaataaacttgccgtgagcagggaCCGAACATTCGCATAATGCATCCGATGCTCTGCcagctgagctaccacagcggctatccccacgtccactttatggggtatatatgtcaattaaGTGTGGAAGCATTGGTCAGGGCCACCAGTAGCcactcgtatatatatatatatatgcaagcaaGAGATGACGAAACTTTCACGGGAGCATTtttacttaacgttttcagctggttgACCAGCCTCTGTTGAAGAAAACGTTATgtaaagacgcttccgtgaaagtttcgtcTTTTTattgcatacaatacgtcgggtccagcgtgaataaCGTTCAAAAAAtctggtgtatatatatatattgccccatgatatgcttggttgagatccaggagtgaaagaagacaatgacgatctgtctgagctgctgcttggttagtcgactcaacgaacccattaaaccaagtttgtctcaagaaacgtgacaagactggtggaggtgctgggtatcgggtggatcgtgaaatgtgacaatatatatatatatatatatatatatatatatatatatatatatatatatatatatatatatatatatatattgtgggcgttTGTTATTCACATCATTATCATCCCTGCttgatcataatcaccatcatccgcttgtctctttgtctttaTTGCCACTGCGGGTCATCATCGTCTGTGTGGCGGCTCTGCCCGTTTGTTTTGCGAGGGCTTTCCTCGAAttaacgctgtcgcaaccaacaCTTCAttcgtggtggaggtgctgggtgtgcgtgtatatatatatatatacatatacacgcacacacacagacaggaTGTCCCAGCTAATTCTAcccctaatttttttttaaacatgcgCTTTAGGGCAGTTCTATCTATCGCTTATGTATTAGAGATAGTTGTGTGCATGCACAACCTGTATTTTTATGACTCTGCAATAACTGATTAACTCTAATCTATCAAAAGTTTTTTATTCTAGCTCGAATCGGTGAAATAATAAGGTATACACAGTAGGTAACCTCAAATAACGTGCATTAGATTTCTGTAAACAATGTGGATTGAATTTGTTCAAGGAGTCCCGCAACCCAATCACTTATGAGAGCACACTGTGCCCTTTTTTTTGCAGGTATTGACGTGGTTGCCTTAGTCCAATGTACCTCGCCGTGCCTAGTGCCCTCATACTTAGATGAAGCAGTCAACCTTGTCACTTCAGACAGATATGACTCCGTTTTCTCGGTCACTCGTGACTACAAGTGGCGGTggacagaactatcacaaggtaCGCATAATCTCTTGGTTAACTCTGTTACTCTGATCATGAGCGGCACCTACAGGGgtgtaggaaggaaggaaaataggaggaaaagaacggcagggaggttgaccagtctataggcagcggggcttgctaccctgcgcatgggagggggatgggggatgAAAACTAGAgaaggaagagagataaacacagcacattaagcaGCACTAGCGTGCACACTCAGGGGTGTAAACAAGTGTGAAACGGGTGTATGTAGTGCCTACAAACAGAAGTGCAAACAAGATGCAGAATGGGCATTCAAGTGCGTGCAACAAGGCTTGAAATGTTGCGGGAAGGGTGTAAGCAGTGCCTAAAGGGCTTGGAACTAGTGTGTAATGGGCGTACATAGCTCCCACAAGAGAGCAAGCGTTTGGAATTGGTGTCGGAAGTTGCTACAAACAGTGTAAGTCGGGTTAGGTTAAAGCTTAAGTGAGAGCACAGAAATACAGTTGGTAAGCACTTGTAATTGTAACTGCACTATAAGTTGGTGAGCCATTGCACTGGACAAGTCAAAAGACAGAAGGTCAGCACTTGTAACCTTATAGCTTGATGAAATCTTTTAGTTCTTCAATGGTAGGAACTAGTTGTGACTGTAAGTTTCAACACATTCATATGAATTTTGCATTCAACAAGGTATCACATCACCAATGCGTCATCGTAATGTACA from Rhipicephalus microplus isolate Deutch F79 chromosome 7, USDA_Rmic, whole genome shotgun sequence includes these protein-coding regions:
- the Csas gene encoding CMP-sialic acid synthase, whose protein sequence is MQRRPFTSGCCSLSLPPAGLASSAAAWDGREADILFIRGTPREPGASDQPFVTRAAGDEAAMDRATASEKMRVAGLVLARGGSEAVKKKNARVLCGLPLLTWVLRPMKHCKTLDEIWVSTDDQEIEDIAAAESCAVVRRSEEFAQPDSPSVLAVQEFMREVPGIDVVALVQCTSPCLVPSYLDEAVNLVTSDRYDSVFSVTRDYKWRWTELSQDGTTRPLNFDPAQRLCRQEWAGEIVETGHFYVTRAEYVQDGLLQGGRCGFVELPQYLCHEVDTEDDLLIVEQKLQKYGFKGDIVLDAPSEFQ